In Vitis riparia cultivar Riparia Gloire de Montpellier isolate 1030 chromosome 19, EGFV_Vit.rip_1.0, whole genome shotgun sequence, the following proteins share a genomic window:
- the LOC117908260 gene encoding uncharacterized protein LOC117908260, which produces MLQLYNTCIKLSPIDVEFIMGLRARGLKIGMNKDVGHKNDLCKKYCDKKGRLPLVMLENQIREDKEGGNDFKVRFVLFVLGALLCPTMKLFVNRSFLYLVEDIDSIKKMNWAEFVLSYLVHEIEEFKKKQQSGVCGCLLFLMLFYHEHISFEEKFLPLYTRPSPRITAWGDDEVLDRNRRLKKLAQNIGDRK; this is translated from the exons ATGTTACAGTTGTATAATACTTGTATCAAATTATCCCccattgatgttgaatttattatgggattgagGGCAAGAGGGCTCAAGATTGGCATGAACAAAGATGTTGGCCAtaagaatgatttatgtaaaaaatattgtgataaaaaagggcgattgccattagtgatgttagaaaatcaaattagggagGATAAAGAGGGTGGAAACGATTTTAAAgttcgttttgtattatttgtgttgggtgCATTATTGTGCCCAACAATGAAGCTTTTTGTGAATCGTTCTTTCTTATATCTTGTGGAAGACAtcgattcaataaagaagatgaattgggCAGAATTTGTGTTGTCCTATCTTGTGCACGAGATTGAAGAGTttaagaagaaacaacaaagtggggtttgtggttgcttattgtttttaatg TTATTCTACCACGAGCATATATCGtttgaagagaaatttctaCCGCTATATACTCGACCTTCTCCTCGGATTACTGCTTGGGGAGATGATGAAGTATTGGACAGGAATcgaagattgaaaaaacttg CTCAAAATATAGGTGATAGAAAATAA
- the LOC117909602 gene encoding uncharacterized protein LOC117909602, giving the protein MKTRSSRERKPSKFKVSPFVHKLRKMVKREASELIPMSIREDVVDTQSFNVLQSLVADYVFNRALSKSELLVDFGHEHGVRGDFQCLRPRQNLMDVVSTYFIYIKCVLY; this is encoded by the exons atgaaaacacGTTCATCAAGGGAGAGGAAACCAAGTAAATTCAAGGTCTCCCCGTTTGTACACAAATTAAGGAAGATGGTAAAACGTGAAGCATCAGAG TTAATCCCCATGTCCATTCGTGAAGACGTGGTGGATACTCAATCATTCAATGTACTTCAATCTCTTGTCgctgattatgttttcaatagAGCATTGTCAAAAAG tgagcTTCTTGTTGACTTTGGTCATGAACATGGAGTTCGTGGAGATTTTCAGTGCTTACGTCCTAGACAAAATTTGATGGATGTTGTAAGTACCtacttcatttatatcaaatgcgtgctatattag
- the LOC117908261 gene encoding disease resistance protein RPV1-like produces the protein MKFESLEVLYLSQCRKLKKIPKFHGNMKHLKELHLNKSGIKELPSSIVYLSSLEVLDLSDCSNFEKFPEIHENMKFLWQLDLCFSGIKALPNSIGYLESLEILDLSYCSKFEKFPEIRGNMKCLKGLYLDKTAIKELPNSIGSLTSLEILSLRKCSKFEKFSDVFTNMGLLCELDLYKSGIKELPNSIGSLTSLEILSLRKCSKFEKFSDVFTNMGLLCELDLYKSGIKELPGSIGCLESLEHLDLSYCSNFEKYPEIQGNMKILKELSLKHTAIKELPGSIGRLESLEILDLSYCSNFEKFPEIQGNMKFLKALSLKHTAIKELPNSFGCLQDLEILDLGGCSNLERFPEIQKNMGNLRDLSLQETAIKGLPCSIDNNFLGFVLFFHHVPLDDDECETTEGDPHCELTISHGDQSKRLVKIPFYSDCKTYVSYSSDPHLCCYRGSPSDPAIWVTCFSQTEIPREYRSSWWNNFKALVHTRIGYGSFTCGDNACFQVKSCGIHLLYAQDEMHCP, from the exons ATGAAGTTTGAATCTCTTGAAGTCCTTTATCTCAGTCAATGTCGAAAGTTGAAGAAGATTCCTAAGTTCCATGGGAATATGAAACATTTGAAGGAACTTCATTTAAACAAGAGTGGGATTAAAGAGCTACCAAGTAGCATTGTGTATTTATCATCTCTTGAAGTCCTTGATCTCTCGGATTGTTCAAACTTTGAGAAATTTCCTGAGATCCATgagaatatgaaatttttatggCAGCTTGATCTATGTTTCAGTGGTATTAAAGCACTCCCAAACAGCATTGGGTATTTGGAATCTCTTGAAATTCTTGACCTCTCATATTgctcaaaatttgagaaattccCAGAGATAAGAGGGAATATGAAATGTTTGAAGGGGCTTTATTTAGATAAGACTGCTATTAAGGAACTCCCAAATAGCATTGGGTCCTTGACCTCTCTCGAAATTCTTTCTCTTAGAAAATGTtcaaagtttgagaaattttcgGATGTATTTACCAATATGGGACTTTTATGTGAGCTAGATTTATATAAGAGTGGTATTAAGGAACTCCCAAATAGCATTGGGTCCTTGACCTCTCTCGAAATTCTTTCTCTTAGAAAATGTtcaaagtttgagaaattttcgGATGTATTTACCAATATGGGACTTTTATGTGAGCTAGATTTATATAAGAGTGGTATTAAGGAACTCCCAGGCAGCATTGGATGTTTGGAATCTCTTGAACATCTTGACCTATCATATTGCTCAAACTTTGAGAAATATCCAGAGATCCAAGGGAATATGAAAATCTTAAAGGAGCTTTCTTTAAAGCACACCGCTATTAAGGAACTCCCAGGCAGCATTGGACGTTTGGAATCTCTTGAAATCCTTGACCTCTCATATTGCTCAAACTTTGAGAAATTTCCAGAGATCCAAGGGAATATGAAATTCTTGAAGGCGCTTTCTTTAAAGCACACCGCTATTAAGGAACTCCCAAATAGCTTTGGGTGCTTGCAGGACCTTGAAATTCTTGACCTCGGTGGTTGCTCAAATCTTGAGAGGTTTCCTGAGATccaaaaaaatatgggaaacCTACGGGATCTTTCTCTACAGGAAACTGCTATTAAAGGATTACCCTGCTCAATAG ATAACAACTTCTTGGGATTTGTTCTATTCTTCCATCATGTTCCccttgatgatgatgaatgTGAGACAACAGAAGGTGATCCACATTGTGAATTGACGATATCCCATGGTGATCAATCTAAACGACTGGTGAAGATACCGTTTTATTCTGATTGTAAAACCTACGTATCATATAGCAGCGACCCCCACCTCTGCTGCTACAGAGGTAGCCCATCAGATCCAGCAATTTGGGTGACGTGTTTCTCTCAGACTGAGATTCCCCGTGAGTATCGATCCAGTTGGTGGAACAACTTTAAGGCTCTCGTCCACACTCGAATCGGTTATGGCTCTTTTACGTGTGGCGATAACGCATGCTTTCAAGTGAAAAGCTGTGGGATACATCTCTTGTACGCCCAAGATGAGATGCATTGCCCTTAG
- the LOC117908378 gene encoding uncharacterized protein LOC117908378 — protein MTMEPEISISTSNSKPPSKPSSKRLLFDRRYGWVFDEWKDPSQEALSGGRGMFCILPLATALLKTASQSINLAANTAVKVLERPNLLSPQELKASFDDRFHKFMSSIQKPEFNLFAIKGNSTLHATDSSSHPHRGSSESQMASTT, from the exons ATGACTATGGAGCCCGAAATCTCAATTTCCACCTCCAACTCCAAACCTCCTTCCAAGCCTTCTTCCAAACGTCTACTCTTCGATCGCCGTTACGGTTGGGT aTTCGACGAATGGAAAGATCCATCCCAAGAAGCACTTTCCGGCGGCCGAGGCAT GTTTTGTATATTGCCATTGGCGACAGCTTTACTGAAGACGGCTTCGCAATCG ATTAACCTTGCAGCAAACACTGCGGTTAAAGTTCTTGAAAGGCCAAACCTTCTATCACCACAGGAACTAAAAGCTAGTTTTGATGATCGATTTCACAAATTTATGTCTTCTATACAAAAACCAGAATTCAACTTGTTTGCCATCAAAGGAAATTCGACATTGCATGCTACTGATTCCTCCTCACATCCACATAGAGGTAGCAGTGAGTCACAAATGGCTAGTACAACATAA
- the LOC117908375 gene encoding protein PARTING DANCERS-like isoform X1, with the protein MANFKASCRDPTAQNPPNVSSSGSGGVCMMRNTWRDEQHPSFINFISSFLKANSFRLNFVPIAPDFIFNCGGLSVAFVFVTNWDGNNYLPTFSRVKKLKEQFAHLYIVVTLPTREQNDSFVHSYFKLGMELGRPTFVPVQDIEMGFEKIVKIAHARGVCKRQDVISKLRAERKRSVQGMDVFLRVITSIPGIDNHDANSLNQAIGSIEAIAKASKDYILENTDLSSDKAETITRFFRDPKFYLSPKIS; encoded by the exons ATGGCGAATTTCAAAGCAAGTTGCAGAGATCCAACGGCTCAGAATCCTCCAAATGTCTCGAGCTCAG GAAGTGGTGGGGTTTGTATGATGAGGAACACATGGAGAGATGAACAGCACCCATCATTCATCAACTTCATCTCCTCCTTCCTCAAAGCAAATTCTTTCCGTCTTAACTTCGTCCCGATTGCCCCT GATTTCATTTTCAACTGTGGTGGTTTATCAGTggcctttgtttttgttacaaaCTGGGATGGTAACAACTACTTGCCAACCTTTAGCAG GGTAAAGAAACTAAAGGAGCAATTTGCACATCTCTACATTGTCGTCACGCTTCCAACCAGGGAGCAAAATGATTCTTTTGTGCACTCTTACTTCAA GCTTGGAATGGAGCTTGGAAGGCCTACATTTGTGCCAGTTCAAGACATAGAGATGGGCTTTGAGAAGATTGTGAAGATAGCTCATGCCCGTGGGG TATGTAAGAGGCAGGATGTGATATCCAAATTGAGGGCTGAG AGGAAGCGATCAGTGCAAGGAATGGACGTATTCCTAAGAGTAATCACTTCCATACCTGGAATtgacaaccatgatgcaaattcG CTTAATCAAGCCATTGGTTCGATCGAAGCAATTGCCAAAGCATCAAAGGATTATATTTTGGAGAACACGGACC